In Mycobacterium branderi, the DNA window GGTATCGTGTACCGCCTGTTCTAGGAATGTCAAGAGTCTCCACCACGAGCGATGCCATGCCCATCGGCGGGTCGTTGAAGATGGCGTTGATGACGCCTCTATGGCCGAGGCCGACGGCCGTCGATCAGGCGATGCATGCCCGATTCGTTGACGCGATCTAGAAGCGCTTCGGCAGTTTTCCTGATTCGCGCAGCCAGCCCTTGCGCGCGGTGTAGTGCCATTTCAGCGACGCCGGCACAAACGGCCAACCCGCGCGGATCGTGTTGCGCGCTGCGTGATAGGCGCGTTCGTCGTAACGGGTCCAGCGGATCCGGAACCTCTCGCGCACGCCGGCAGGCAGCCCGCCGAAGATCACCAGCCGCATCGGCGGCGCCAGCGCGGCACGCACCGGCCAGGCCGGAAGCAATCTGTTGGCGATGGGCTTGAGCGCGGGCGGGGCGGGGAAAAACGGCGACGAGCTCATGTCCGGAATGGCTGTGCGGTTGATGAACTCGATGAGGTAGTCAGAGGCGGGGTTCGGTTGCAGGACTTGTTCGCAGTAGTGCACCCATTGCGCGTCGAACTCGGCGCGGTCGGCCGGCAGCACCGATTCGGTCATCCCGTACTGGCGATACCACTCGCAACCTTCCCGGTAGAGCCGGTCGCGCTCGGTGTCGGTTAGGCGGTGGGTGTCCCAATGCTCGGCGACGCGCTCCACCATCCGCTGAAAGGTGGCATGCGCCCACCAGTAGGTCTCGGGATTAAGCGCGTGATAGCGCGTGCCGTCCGGCTGGACACCCTTGATGGCACGGTGGTAGTCGCGGACTTGCCGGCCGGTGGTCTCGGCCTGCGGACCGTTGTAGACAGTACCGAGAATCCCTGGCAGAGAACGGAATACCCGATCGACGGGGTCGTCGAAGAAGTTGGAGTGTTCGATGAGCGCATACCCGATTGCGGGGTGCATGGTCTGCAGCAGGCCCGCGGTGCCGCCCTCGAAGGCGATCCGCATGTCACCGGCCCACCGCCAGATCAGCGAGTCGGGCCCGAGCCGCAAGCGTTGGCCGTTCAGCCGGGAATTCCCTTGGCCGTCCATGATTCACCTACAGGCGAAGCTACTGTTGACAACGAACGATGTCAACGACGCTATCCGTTGAGCTGCGGCGGTGTGAGGCTGACGAGGCCGGAGGCC includes these proteins:
- a CDS encoding oxygenase MpaB family protein → MDGQGNSRLNGQRLRLGPDSLIWRWAGDMRIAFEGGTAGLLQTMHPAIGYALIEHSNFFDDPVDRVFRSLPGILGTVYNGPQAETTGRQVRDYHRAIKGVQPDGTRYHALNPETYWWAHATFQRMVERVAEHWDTHRLTDTERDRLYREGCEWYRQYGMTESVLPADRAEFDAQWVHYCEQVLQPNPASDYLIEFINRTAIPDMSSSPFFPAPPALKPIANRLLPAWPVRAALAPPMRLVIFGGLPAGVRERFRIRWTRYDERAYHAARNTIRAGWPFVPASLKWHYTARKGWLRESGKLPKRF